In one window of Enoplosus armatus isolate fEnoArm2 chromosome 7, fEnoArm2.hap1, whole genome shotgun sequence DNA:
- the fip1l1a gene encoding LOW QUALITY PROTEIN: pre-mRNA 3'-end-processing factor FIP1 (The sequence of the model RefSeq protein was modified relative to this genomic sequence to represent the inferred CDS: substituted 3 bases at 3 genomic stop codons), producing MSSPSDSKDEDEESIYKLIYDMDTTDDKEEKEKAQIPSSSGHTPVHLKMNAERRTHAVVKWGLDLDALDNIQGIPVLRMNAEEKPWRKSGADISDYFNYGFDEESWSTYCKKQSKLRAANRKLYTRIMVQRGHTRHEEKESCSAYPSSGSSSILASRQSSVTIDVIGGQPGSSSRVEGRQCLSDEGNNTQAATEMSPEEDRITYYHQSPPSNFIFAYTSPPPFLYRPGPPPLSTLATLDSGLSKGFDGPSTSLYPCSSGTCLLLSRIHNFSXXXLRTYTQYILFQLSASVDRSREHGHDKDSQRDRDRESCSSSHNSGEERMRHRDTTERGHKRHSLERCSGGKEEQHQERRHRDKSEGWQNSSRSSSRSRRDGGEDRNSQRRHKHKKPKRNRKDKETDKMFSADQERKFKSD from the exons ATGTCTTCACCGTCTGACTCCAAAGATGAAGACGAGGAAAGCATATATAAAT TGATTTATGACATGGACACCACAGATgacaaggaggaaaaagagaaggcTCAGATTCCATCCAG ctctgGGCACACACCTGTACATCTGAAAATGAATGCTGAAAGGAGGACACATGCAGTTG TCAAATGGGGACTAGACTTGGATGCATTGGACAATATTCAAGGAATACCAGTACTGAGGATGAATGCAGAGGAAAAGCCATGGAGGAAATCTG GTGCTGACATCTCAGATTACTTTAACTATGGTTTTGATGAAGAAAGCTGGAGCACCTACTGTAAGAAACAGTCCAAACTCCGTGCAGCTAATAGAAAACTATACACCAGAATCATG GTCCAGAGGGGGCACACTagacatgaagaaaaagagTCTTGTTCTGCTTATCCCTCCTCAGGCAGCTCATCTATACTAGCTTCCAG ACAGTCAAGTGTTACCATTGATGTGATTGGAGGGCAACCTGGATCCAGCAGCAGAGTGGAAGGGCGCCAATGTCTCAGTGATGAAGGGAACAATACtcag GCAGCTACTGAGATGTCCCCCGAGGAGGATAGAATTACTTATTATCATCAGTCCCCTCCATCCAATTTTATCTTTGCGTATACTTCTCCACCAC CTTTCCTTTACCGACCAggaccccctcctctctccacccttGCTACTTTGGACAG tggaCTCTCTAAAGGCTTTGATGGCCCCTCAACTTCACTCTACCCATGTTCATCAGGTACATGTCTACTTCTGTCCAGAATACATAATTTTTCATAATAATGACTCCG tACATATACCCAATATATTCTGTTTCAACTTTCAGCCAGTGTAGACAGATCCAGAGAGCATGGCCATGAtaaagacagtcagagagacagagacagggagagctGTTCCTCTTCACACAACAG TGGGGAGGAGCGAATGAGGCACAGGGACACTACGGAGCGAGGGCACAAACGCCACAGTTTGGAAAGATGcagtggaggaaaagaagaacaGCACCAAGAGAGGAGGCACAGAGACAAAAGCGAAGGATGGCAAAATTCATCACGCAG cagcagcaggagcaggagggaCGGTGGTGAGGACAGAAACAGTcagaggagacacaaacacaaaaagccCAAAAGAAATAGGAAGGACAAGGAGACCGACAAGATGTTCTCTGCTGACCAAGAGAGGAAATTTAAATCTGATTGA